From the genome of Lepidochelys kempii isolate rLepKem1 chromosome 17, rLepKem1.hap2, whole genome shotgun sequence, one region includes:
- the MDH2 gene encoding malate dehydrogenase, mitochondrial isoform X1 translates to MLLSRLSGPAAALRRGIATSAQSNAKVAVLGASGGIGQPLSLLLKNSPLVSHLSLYDIAHTPGVAADLSHIETRANVKGFIGSEQLPDCLKGCEVVVIPAGVPRKPGMTRDDLFNTNATIVANLTSACAKHCPEAMICIIANPVNSTIPITSELFKKHGVYNPNRIFGVTTLDIVRANTFVAELKGLDPARVNVPVIGGHAGKTIIPLISQCTPKVEFPQDQLETLTGRIQEAGTEVVKAKAGAGSATLSMAYAGARFVFSVLDAMNGKEGVIECSFVRSEETECPYFSTPLLLGKNGIEKNLGIGKISPYEEKMIAEAMTELKASIKKGEEFVKSMK, encoded by the exons ATGCTGCTCTCCCGTCTCAGCGGCCCCGCCGCCGCGCTCCGCAGGGGGATCGCCACCTCGGCCCAG AGCAATGCTAAAGTGGCAGTGCTTGGTGCCTCTGGAGGGATTGGCCAACCTCTTTCCCTTCTACTGAAGAATAGCCCCTTAGTGAGCCACCTCAGCCTATATGATATTGCTCACACCCCTGGTGTTGCAGCTGACCTCAGCCACATTGAGACAAGAGCCAATGTCAAAG GTTTTATTGGATCTGAGCAGTTGCCAGACTGTTTGAAGGGCTGTGAAGTTGTAGTTATTCCTGCAGGAGTCCCTAGAAAACCAG GTATGACCCGTGATGACCTGTTCAATACCAACGCTACCATTGTTGCGAATTTGACGTCTGCGTGTGCCAAGCACTGTCCAGAAGCCATGATCTGCATTATTGCTAACCCG GTAAATTCTACCATCCCAATAACCTCTGAACTTTTTAAGAAGCATGGGGTTTATAATCCGAACAGAATCTTTGGTGTTACCACACTGGACATTGTCAGAGCAAATACTTTTGTGGCTGAACTAAAG GGCTTAGATCCAGCTCGAGTAAACGTTCCTGTTATTGGTGGCCATGCAGGGAAGACTATCATTCCTCTGATCTCTCAG TGTACACCAAAAGTGGAGTTCCCTCAGGATCAATTGGAAACGCTTACAGGGAGAATTCAGGAGGCTGGTACTGAAGTTGTGAAAGCTAAAGCAGGAGCAG GATCTGCCACCTTATCTATGGCATATGCTGGTGCCAGGTTTGTCTTTTCTGTCCTGGATGCAATGAATGGAAAGGAAGGGGTTATTGAATGTTCCTTTGTTAGATCGGAAGAAACAGAGTGCCCATACTTCTCCACACCTTTGCTACTTGGG AAAAATGGAATTGAGAAGAATCTAGGTATTGGCAAGATCTCTCCTTACGAAGAAAAGATGATAGCTGAGGCCATGACTGAGCTGAAAGCTTCTATCAAGAAGGGAGAGGAGTTTGTGAAGAGCATGAAGTGA
- the MDH2 gene encoding malate dehydrogenase, mitochondrial isoform X2 has protein sequence MQQSNAKVAVLGASGGIGQPLSLLLKNSPLVSHLSLYDIAHTPGVAADLSHIETRANVKGFIGSEQLPDCLKGCEVVVIPAGVPRKPGMTRDDLFNTNATIVANLTSACAKHCPEAMICIIANPVNSTIPITSELFKKHGVYNPNRIFGVTTLDIVRANTFVAELKGLDPARVNVPVIGGHAGKTIIPLISQCTPKVEFPQDQLETLTGRIQEAGTEVVKAKAGAGSATLSMAYAGARFVFSVLDAMNGKEGVIECSFVRSEETECPYFSTPLLLGKNGIEKNLGIGKISPYEEKMIAEAMTELKASIKKGEEFVKSMK, from the exons ATGCAGCAG AGCAATGCTAAAGTGGCAGTGCTTGGTGCCTCTGGAGGGATTGGCCAACCTCTTTCCCTTCTACTGAAGAATAGCCCCTTAGTGAGCCACCTCAGCCTATATGATATTGCTCACACCCCTGGTGTTGCAGCTGACCTCAGCCACATTGAGACAAGAGCCAATGTCAAAG GTTTTATTGGATCTGAGCAGTTGCCAGACTGTTTGAAGGGCTGTGAAGTTGTAGTTATTCCTGCAGGAGTCCCTAGAAAACCAG GTATGACCCGTGATGACCTGTTCAATACCAACGCTACCATTGTTGCGAATTTGACGTCTGCGTGTGCCAAGCACTGTCCAGAAGCCATGATCTGCATTATTGCTAACCCG GTAAATTCTACCATCCCAATAACCTCTGAACTTTTTAAGAAGCATGGGGTTTATAATCCGAACAGAATCTTTGGTGTTACCACACTGGACATTGTCAGAGCAAATACTTTTGTGGCTGAACTAAAG GGCTTAGATCCAGCTCGAGTAAACGTTCCTGTTATTGGTGGCCATGCAGGGAAGACTATCATTCCTCTGATCTCTCAG TGTACACCAAAAGTGGAGTTCCCTCAGGATCAATTGGAAACGCTTACAGGGAGAATTCAGGAGGCTGGTACTGAAGTTGTGAAAGCTAAAGCAGGAGCAG GATCTGCCACCTTATCTATGGCATATGCTGGTGCCAGGTTTGTCTTTTCTGTCCTGGATGCAATGAATGGAAAGGAAGGGGTTATTGAATGTTCCTTTGTTAGATCGGAAGAAACAGAGTGCCCATACTTCTCCACACCTTTGCTACTTGGG AAAAATGGAATTGAGAAGAATCTAGGTATTGGCAAGATCTCTCCTTACGAAGAAAAGATGATAGCTGAGGCCATGACTGAGCTGAAAGCTTCTATCAAGAAGGGAGAGGAGTTTGTGAAGAGCATGAAGTGA